One window of the Carnobacterium maltaromaticum DSM 20342 genome contains the following:
- a CDS encoding MurR/RpiR family transcriptional regulator gives MFNYEQIKKLSGLELTVYHYIIENVKAVQKMTIRELSEKSHVSTSTILRFCSKMNCEGFSELKYKLKEETGDSVIEQLYDPSFQVASFFKKITEASFEEALKQATKLICDAERVVFLGIGTSGILGAYGQRYFSNVAINSYSINDPFLPAPSKGVENSLIIALSVSGETTEVVGQVIDLKKSGAKILSITNAESSTLAKIADLNISYYMPDEHARQYDSAVNLTTQIPVVSLIEILAHRAEQELLVR, from the coding sequence ATGTTTAACTATGAGCAAATTAAAAAATTAAGTGGGTTAGAACTGACTGTCTATCACTACATTATTGAAAATGTTAAAGCTGTCCAAAAAATGACTATCCGTGAATTATCTGAAAAAAGCCATGTCTCAACATCAACTATTTTACGTTTTTGTTCCAAAATGAATTGTGAGGGTTTTTCAGAGTTGAAGTATAAATTAAAAGAAGAAACAGGCGATTCAGTGATTGAGCAACTGTATGATCCGAGTTTTCAAGTAGCTTCTTTTTTTAAGAAAATTACAGAAGCTAGCTTTGAAGAAGCCTTAAAACAAGCAACAAAATTAATTTGTGATGCTGAAAGAGTTGTATTTCTAGGGATTGGTACGAGTGGTATTTTAGGGGCTTATGGGCAACGTTATTTTTCGAATGTTGCGATTAATTCTTATTCTATTAATGATCCTTTTTTGCCAGCTCCGAGTAAAGGCGTTGAAAATAGTTTAATTATTGCACTTTCTGTATCAGGAGAGACAACAGAAGTAGTGGGGCAAGTCATTGATCTGAAAAAATCAGGTGCAAAAATACTCAGTATTACAAATGCAGAATCCTCTACTTTGGCTAAAATCGCAGACTTGAATATTTCTTATTATATGCCAGATGAGCACGCTCGTCAGTATGATTCAGCAGTGAATTTAACCACACAAATTCCTGTAGTCAGCTTAATTGAAATTTTAGCACATAGAGCTGAGCAAGAACTATTAGTGCGCTAA
- a CDS encoding GGDEF domain-containing protein, producing the protein MMIKEIIANLAIIISAIYLSSKGYGLPNEKNPSVLIRLLYGLFAASIGVILMNFSIRLLGDVIIDLRTVPIIIVTTFLGGLPGLVASVLIGVARLFISVSQVAQNTAATYFILGIVLYFVDLTIKNKSIQNRLWVIYGIVMSLISVNFYINVIEKNRVFILLLVWVYTALGTIIAYGFAKEIQKNKNNAQMLEELSKIDHLTNISNRYSFDKIIMDYHEKKEEYILLLLDIDKFKNVNDTFGHDVGDRVLRQVATTLSNTTIQHAIPYRIGGDEFAILIKGSYARQEIADLIKIVKQDILFNEVKVNETESTKIRVSIGSSHTMKNKKFLSIEEMYKEADVNLYEDKHSKISG; encoded by the coding sequence ATGATGATTAAAGAAATTATAGCAAATTTAGCAATTATAATTAGTGCCATTTATTTATCTTCTAAAGGCTATGGCCTACCAAATGAAAAAAATCCATCAGTCCTCATAAGACTGTTGTATGGTTTATTTGCTGCAAGTATTGGGGTTATTTTAATGAATTTTTCAATTCGGCTTTTAGGAGATGTGATTATTGATCTTAGAACCGTTCCTATTATTATAGTAACGACTTTCTTGGGAGGGCTTCCAGGTCTTGTAGCCTCAGTATTGATTGGAGTTGCAAGGCTCTTTATCTCTGTTTCACAAGTAGCCCAAAATACTGCAGCTACGTATTTTATTTTAGGAATAGTGTTATATTTTGTTGATTTAACAATAAAAAATAAGTCAATTCAAAATAGATTATGGGTTATTTATGGGATAGTAATGAGTCTAATATCTGTTAATTTTTATATAAATGTGATTGAAAAAAACCGAGTATTTATTTTGTTATTAGTTTGGGTATATACGGCACTTGGAACCATTATAGCCTACGGTTTTGCGAAAGAGATTCAAAAAAATAAAAATAACGCTCAAATGTTAGAAGAATTATCAAAAATTGATCATTTAACGAACATATCGAATCGGTACTCTTTCGATAAAATAATCATGGACTATCATGAAAAAAAAGAAGAATATATTTTACTACTTTTAGACATTGATAAATTTAAGAATGTGAATGATACATTTGGACACGATGTTGGCGACCGAGTTTTGAGGCAAGTAGCAACTACATTATCGAATACTACAATTCAACATGCTATTCCATACCGAATAGGCGGTGATGAGTTTGCTATTCTAATTAAAGGGAGCTATGCAAGGCAAGAAATAGCTGATTTAATTAAAATAGTTAAGCAAGATATTCTATTTAATGAGGTGAAAGTAAACGAAACTGAGTCAACTAAAATAAGAGTTTCTATTGGATCCAGTCATACGATGAAAAATAAAAAATTTCTTTCAATTGAGGAAATGTATAAAGAAGCAGATGTGAATTTATACGAAGACAAGCATAGTAAGATTTCAGGCTAA
- a CDS encoding 5'-nucleotidase C-terminal domain-containing protein, with product MKQKKHIQRHLFKSINVVAVLFLLFGGVAPAALAVESLNQTDANQEQVVLEENIEQTEMKADTETPVVESPVIEEPPEKASDVTKIEETSVPEEVAPVEKEQAPLTSEADPVPTAPEPEERKLTILGTTDVHGSLWDWSYEDSAPKDGGLAKISTIVNETRAIDPDTILVDAGDNIQGTLLTDDLYNVKPELLAQTHPMIKAMNYMQYDSMSLGNHEFNFGLGLIEKIRNDANFPLLSANTYKKADGTNLVDAYKIKEVKGVKVGVLGLTIPHVPMWDGAKVESLEFRSLREEAKKQVRILKDVEQVDVIVAAIHAGLKNSDPEAAAENVIKEVPEIDAFVIGHDHKEVAQKMADYTGKEKPVGAAKDTGTGVVKIELELNKPDTKWEVTGSSVEVLQTANKIADPAVKELTQDAHETVVEFIQDPIGTAKADFLPEAEIPGIPEAQLQPTAMISLINNVQMKVTGADIAAGALFKANSHLDAGPITFADVFDIYKYPNTLIGVEIKGDQLKRYMESQANYYNQYKKGDVTIGFNEKIRVYNYDMFTGVNYKIDISKPTGSRIVDLTYQGKPVADSDTFKLAINNYRYEGLVLDGIITAEPYYVSDPITLRSSIVDYIAEKGEIDPEVENGKNWEIIGADLEHPLRSYIIEQIKLGTNDQIKIVDSDTGRTPNVKTLNADELIAAGAIPDDVLASLEKLTIMHTNDMHGRMLPDSKNNALGLAKLKTYKKQVNPTLMVDSGDAFQGLPISNYSKGFDMAKAMNEVGYDAMTVGNHEFDFGYDVAMQYKEKLNFPIVSANIYKDGVRSFDPYTIVEKNGKKYAIIGLTTPETATKTHPNNVKGVTFKDPIPEAKAVLAELKGQADAYVFLTHLGIDETTPTQWRGDTLAKTLSEDPDFADANIVVLDGHSHSELPAGKQFGKVMLAQTGNHLNNVGLIEAKFSDPVAIKASLASASSLADLEEDAAVKAIVDQAEANFKEGTSEVIMENNPYLLNGERDNVRARETNLGNLISDALSDYGQTGFANKSDFAVINGGGIRANIPAGKVTKGDVISVLPFGNIISQVAATGDQVYAMFEHSLRSLPKMDEAGQVILDENGLPALGANGGFLQTSESIKVYYDSNKKGANPEASTAGERILRVKILNETTGKYEDLKRDKTYYVTTNDFLAAGGDGFTMLGGSREEGPSMDEIVIDYLREASQLRLVRAAEKVVDLSKYAKELPGERIISMTEADFNKMEKPVEPGKPVEPGKPGEGNGGVGEEGQGSGNGSGGTGTGSGNVGTNTGTNTGTGGSQATNGKKPTTNFPATGESEFSWFFSGFVLIVVGGAASYVTRRKKVS from the coding sequence ATGAAGCAAAAGAAACACATTCAGCGTCATCTTTTTAAATCGATTAATGTTGTTGCGGTTTTATTTTTGTTGTTTGGAGGAGTAGCTCCAGCTGCTTTGGCCGTGGAGAGTCTCAATCAAACTGATGCGAATCAAGAGCAAGTCGTGTTAGAAGAGAACATCGAACAAACAGAAATGAAAGCGGATACCGAAACTCCGGTTGTCGAATCACCTGTGATTGAAGAACCACCCGAAAAAGCCTCAGATGTTACTAAAATAGAAGAAACAAGTGTACCAGAAGAAGTGGCGCCCGTTGAAAAAGAGCAAGCTCCTCTAACTTCAGAAGCAGATCCAGTACCAACAGCGCCAGAACCCGAAGAGCGTAAATTGACGATTTTAGGTACAACAGATGTACATGGCAGTTTGTGGGATTGGTCTTATGAAGATTCTGCGCCTAAAGATGGCGGTTTGGCTAAAATTAGCACGATTGTGAACGAAACACGTGCCATAGATCCAGATACGATTTTAGTGGATGCTGGTGACAATATTCAAGGGACATTATTGACAGACGATTTATATAATGTGAAGCCTGAATTGTTAGCTCAGACTCATCCGATGATTAAAGCGATGAACTATATGCAGTATGATTCAATGTCATTAGGAAATCACGAATTTAATTTTGGCTTAGGTTTAATTGAAAAAATTAGAAATGATGCCAATTTCCCATTACTATCAGCGAATACTTATAAAAAAGCCGATGGAACAAACCTAGTAGATGCCTATAAAATTAAAGAAGTAAAGGGCGTAAAAGTTGGTGTTTTAGGCTTAACAATTCCCCATGTTCCCATGTGGGATGGCGCTAAAGTTGAAAGTTTAGAATTTCGTTCCTTACGTGAGGAAGCTAAAAAGCAAGTACGCATCTTAAAAGATGTTGAACAAGTCGATGTAATTGTTGCAGCCATTCATGCAGGCTTGAAAAATAGTGATCCAGAAGCTGCCGCAGAAAATGTAATTAAAGAAGTTCCTGAAATTGATGCCTTTGTGATTGGTCACGATCATAAAGAAGTTGCTCAAAAAATGGCGGATTATACAGGTAAAGAAAAACCAGTTGGAGCGGCTAAAGATACAGGTACTGGTGTCGTTAAAATTGAGCTTGAGCTGAACAAACCTGATACGAAATGGGAAGTGACTGGGAGCAGTGTTGAAGTTCTACAAACAGCTAATAAAATCGCTGATCCAGCTGTCAAAGAGTTGACTCAAGATGCTCATGAAACTGTAGTCGAATTTATCCAAGATCCTATTGGAACAGCTAAAGCAGACTTCTTACCAGAAGCTGAAATTCCTGGGATTCCAGAGGCACAATTGCAACCAACAGCTATGATTTCTTTAATTAATAATGTGCAAATGAAAGTGACTGGAGCAGATATCGCAGCGGGTGCTTTATTTAAAGCAAATAGCCATCTAGATGCTGGCCCAATTACCTTTGCGGATGTCTTTGATATTTACAAATACCCAAATACTTTGATTGGTGTTGAAATTAAAGGCGATCAGCTGAAACGTTACATGGAAAGCCAAGCGAATTATTACAATCAATATAAAAAAGGCGATGTCACAATTGGTTTTAATGAAAAAATTCGCGTATATAACTATGATATGTTTACAGGTGTGAATTACAAAATTGATATTTCGAAGCCAACAGGCTCAAGAATTGTTGATTTGACTTATCAAGGTAAGCCAGTTGCAGATTCAGATACCTTTAAATTAGCCATTAACAATTATCGTTATGAAGGTTTGGTTTTAGATGGAATTATTACAGCAGAGCCTTACTACGTATCTGATCCAATCACCTTGAGAAGCTCGATTGTGGACTATATTGCTGAAAAAGGCGAAATTGATCCCGAAGTAGAGAATGGAAAAAATTGGGAGATTATTGGTGCTGATTTAGAGCATCCACTCCGTTCTTATATCATTGAACAAATTAAATTAGGTACAAATGATCAAATTAAAATTGTGGATTCAGATACAGGCAGAACACCAAATGTTAAAACGTTAAATGCAGATGAACTAATTGCAGCCGGAGCAATTCCAGATGACGTATTAGCAAGTCTAGAAAAATTAACCATTATGCATACAAATGATATGCATGGGCGCATGTTGCCAGATAGTAAAAATAATGCACTTGGTTTGGCAAAACTTAAAACCTATAAAAAACAAGTCAATCCAACCTTAATGGTTGATTCTGGTGATGCCTTCCAAGGCTTGCCGATTTCAAACTATAGTAAAGGGTTTGATATGGCAAAAGCCATGAATGAAGTTGGCTACGATGCTATGACCGTTGGGAATCATGAATTTGATTTTGGCTATGATGTTGCGATGCAATATAAAGAAAAGTTGAATTTCCCAATTGTTTCAGCGAATATTTATAAAGATGGGGTTCGTTCTTTTGATCCATATACAATTGTTGAAAAAAATGGCAAAAAATATGCGATTATTGGCTTAACAACGCCAGAGACAGCGACAAAAACTCATCCGAATAATGTCAAAGGTGTAACCTTTAAAGACCCGATACCAGAAGCTAAAGCTGTTTTAGCTGAGCTTAAAGGTCAAGCTGATGCCTATGTTTTCTTAACACATTTAGGGATTGATGAAACAACACCAACCCAATGGCGTGGCGATACCTTGGCAAAAACGTTATCAGAAGACCCTGATTTTGCTGATGCTAATATCGTTGTCCTTGATGGTCATTCCCATTCAGAATTACCAGCAGGTAAACAATTTGGTAAAGTTATGTTGGCTCAAACGGGAAATCATTTGAATAATGTTGGGTTAATTGAAGCGAAATTTAGTGATCCAGTTGCTATTAAAGCTTCCCTTGCTTCTGCAAGTAGTTTAGCAGACTTAGAAGAAGATGCTGCTGTGAAAGCTATCGTTGATCAAGCTGAAGCCAATTTTAAAGAAGGTACTTCCGAAGTCATCATGGAGAATAATCCTTATTTATTAAATGGTGAGCGAGACAATGTGCGAGCGCGTGAAACCAACTTAGGTAATTTAATCAGTGATGCTTTATCTGATTATGGACAAACTGGCTTTGCAAATAAATCTGACTTTGCTGTGATTAACGGAGGCGGGATTCGCGCCAATATTCCAGCTGGAAAAGTGACGAAAGGCGACGTTATTTCTGTGTTACCATTTGGGAATATTATTTCTCAAGTTGCGGCAACAGGTGACCAAGTCTATGCCATGTTTGAACATTCATTACGTTCATTACCAAAAATGGATGAAGCCGGTCAGGTGATTTTAGATGAGAATGGCTTACCAGCATTAGGTGCAAATGGTGGCTTCTTACAAACTTCAGAGTCCATTAAAGTCTACTACGATTCCAATAAAAAAGGAGCTAATCCAGAAGCAAGTACAGCTGGAGAACGTATTTTACGTGTGAAAATATTAAATGAAACTACTGGAAAATATGAAGACTTAAAACGCGATAAAACGTATTATGTAACAACCAATGATTTCTTGGCGGCAGGTGGAGATGGTTTCACAATGCTTGGTGGCAGCCGTGAAGAAGGTCCATCAATGGATGAAATTGTGATTGACTACTTGCGTGAGGCTAGTCAACTAAGACTTGTTCGTGCAGCTGAAAAAGTCGTTGATCTATCGAAGTATGCGAAAGAATTACCAGGAGAACGAATTATTTCAATGACTGAAGCTGATTTCAATAAAATGGAAAAACCTGTTGAACCTGGTAAACCTGTCGAACCAGGTAAGCCTGGCGAAGGCAATGGCGGAGTTGGCGAAGAAGGTCAAGGTAGCGGAAATGGGTCAGGTGGAACTGGAACGGGTTCAGGAAATGTTGGGACCAATACAGGAACAAATACTGGAACAGGCGGTAGTCAGGCTACTAATGGCAAGAAACCTACGACGAATTTCCCAGCAACTGGTGAATCAGAGTTTTCATGGTTCTTTAGTGGATTTGTGCTGATTGTTGTTGGTGGTGCAGCTAGCTATGTTACACGAAGAAAAAAAGTAAGCTGA
- a CDS encoding zinc ribbon domain-containing protein YjdM encodes MENLPNCPECNSEYTYEDGNLLVCPECAHEWSADAAEKAEEANAIRDSNGNILTDGDTVTVIKDLKVKGYLTAIKLGTKVKNIRLIDGDLNAGHDIDCKIDGFGAMKLKSEFVKKI; translated from the coding sequence ATGGAAAATTTACCAAATTGCCCCGAATGTAATTCAGAATATACTTATGAAGATGGCAATCTTTTAGTTTGTCCAGAATGTGCCCACGAATGGTCAGCGGATGCTGCTGAAAAAGCAGAAGAGGCTAACGCTATAAGAGATTCAAATGGAAATATTTTAACTGACGGGGATACTGTCACAGTGATTAAAGACTTGAAAGTCAAAGGCTACTTAACAGCAATTAAATTAGGTACAAAGGTAAAAAATATACGTTTAATCGATGGTGATTTAAACGCAGGTCATGATATTGATTGTAAAATTGATGGATTTGGCGCTATGAAATTGAAATCAGAGTTTGTTAAAAAGATTTAA
- a CDS encoding M20 family metallopeptidase, whose protein sequence is MTTTNQKTLKNFIETRKDTYQALALDIHDHPEVSNYEYYSSNALVQQLKAEGFDVKVDVAGHRTGFDARYQAKKSGPTIVFLAEYDALPGIGHACGHNLFGTTSVLAASALKQIIDEVGGEIRVYGTPGEEGGENGSAKGSFVREGFFKDVDVALCVHPSYENGLTAHSLANDPVDIEFFGKASHAAAAPEKGINALDAVLQVYNSINALRQHLSDDVRIHGIITHGGDVANVVPEYASARFYLRAAARSTLNDVYQKVENIVKGAALATGTTYKFGLFQNSVDDTVPTYRFDEIYLKHLNEAGFDVAEKFSPAGGGSTDVGNVSQVIPTIQPTISISDEYIAGHSIEFKAAARSQKGLDSILLGADLLANTALDLILDDALLAEVKAKHQESLAQQPK, encoded by the coding sequence ATGACAACGACAAATCAAAAGACCTTAAAGAATTTTATTGAAACAAGAAAGGACACGTATCAAGCCTTAGCTTTAGACATTCATGATCATCCAGAAGTGAGTAACTATGAGTATTACTCTTCAAATGCGTTGGTTCAACAACTTAAAGCGGAAGGCTTTGATGTTAAAGTAGATGTCGCTGGACATCGGACTGGTTTTGATGCTCGTTACCAAGCCAAAAAAAGTGGGCCGACGATTGTTTTTTTAGCTGAGTATGATGCTTTACCAGGAATTGGCCATGCATGTGGACATAATTTATTTGGAACAACTTCAGTTTTAGCTGCCAGTGCACTAAAACAAATAATTGATGAAGTTGGTGGAGAAATTAGAGTCTATGGAACACCAGGTGAAGAAGGTGGAGAAAACGGCTCAGCTAAAGGTAGCTTTGTCAGAGAAGGTTTCTTTAAAGATGTTGATGTAGCTTTATGTGTTCACCCTAGCTATGAAAATGGCTTAACAGCTCATTCGTTAGCGAATGATCCTGTTGATATTGAGTTCTTCGGTAAGGCTTCTCATGCAGCCGCAGCTCCAGAAAAGGGCATCAATGCGCTAGATGCTGTTTTGCAAGTCTACAATTCCATCAATGCATTACGTCAACATTTATCAGATGACGTACGCATCCATGGTATTATTACCCACGGTGGTGATGTAGCAAACGTTGTGCCAGAATATGCTTCGGCTCGCTTTTATCTGCGTGCAGCAGCTAGAAGTACCTTAAATGATGTGTATCAAAAAGTTGAGAATATTGTCAAAGGTGCTGCTTTAGCAACAGGGACAACGTATAAATTTGGTCTATTTCAAAATTCCGTGGATGATACGGTTCCGACGTATCGTTTTGATGAAATTTATCTAAAACATTTAAACGAAGCAGGATTTGATGTAGCTGAAAAATTTTCACCAGCTGGAGGAGGTTCAACGGATGTTGGGAACGTCAGTCAAGTGATTCCAACAATTCAACCAACAATCTCAATTTCTGATGAGTATATTGCTGGCCATAGTATTGAATTTAAAGCTGCTGCTCGTAGCCAAAAAGGGCTAGACTCTATTTTATTGGGAGCAGATCTTTTAGCTAACACAGCTCTAGACTTGATTTTAGATGATGCACTATTGGCCGAAGTAAAAGCGAAGCATCAAGAAAGCTTGGCGCAACAACCAAAATAA
- a CDS encoding pseudouridine synthase, whose amino-acid sequence MRLDKLLSETGYGSRRQVKKLIKGKQVRIDGELILTDNYNADSQLQEILVAGKKVTHNTHVYYMLNKPNGVVSAVRDEENQTVLDLLAPEDIRAGLFPVGRLDKDTEGLLLITDNGQLAHQLLVPHKEIFKTYEVKVNGLATTEDQEAFDKGIIFHGDIQCKPAKLTILAQSPIESHVLLSISEGKFHQVKKMFLSVGKKVTYLKRLTMGPLTLDEDLAVGTYRPLNQRELDLLKPYFK is encoded by the coding sequence ATGCGATTAGATAAATTATTATCAGAAACTGGTTATGGATCAAGACGGCAAGTCAAAAAGCTAATCAAGGGAAAACAAGTTCGCATTGATGGTGAGCTTATTTTAACAGATAATTATAATGCAGACTCACAGTTACAAGAAATTTTAGTTGCAGGAAAAAAGGTCACACATAATACTCATGTATATTATATGTTGAATAAGCCAAATGGTGTGGTAAGTGCTGTTAGAGACGAAGAAAATCAAACGGTACTTGATTTATTAGCACCTGAGGATATTCGAGCGGGATTATTTCCTGTTGGTCGCTTAGATAAAGATACAGAAGGATTATTGCTGATTACCGATAATGGTCAGCTAGCGCATCAATTATTAGTGCCTCACAAAGAAATTTTTAAAACCTATGAAGTTAAGGTTAATGGCCTAGCAACTACTGAGGATCAAGAAGCATTTGATAAAGGCATTATTTTTCATGGTGATATCCAGTGTAAACCGGCTAAACTAACTATCTTAGCTCAAAGTCCAATCGAAAGTCATGTTCTCCTTTCAATTAGTGAAGGTAAATTTCATCAAGTTAAAAAAATGTTTTTATCAGTTGGAAAAAAAGTAACTTACTTGAAGCGGCTAACCATGGGACCTTTAACTTTGGATGAAGATTTAGCAGTAGGAACGTATCGTCCATTAAATCAGAGAGAATTGGATTTATTGAAACCTTATTTTAAATAA
- a CDS encoding class II fructose-bisphosphate aldolase, with product MALVSAAEMTKKAREGKYAIGAFNTNNLEWTKAILEGAQASNAPVMIQTSMGAAKYMGGYEVCYNLVKNLIDSMGITVPVALHLDHGDYEDALECIRVGYTSVMFDGSHLPFEENLEKAKEVVKQAHAKGVSVECEVGSIGGEEDGIIGTGELASPEECKIIADLGIDFLAAGIGNIHGSYPSNWTGLSFETLSAIADITDGMPLVLHGGSGIPVEQVKKAISLGVSKINVNTECQEVFAAATRKYIEEGKDLEGKGFDPRKLLAPGTTAVKELVEQRIEWFGSNGKA from the coding sequence ATGGCATTAGTATCAGCAGCAGAAATGACAAAAAAAGCGCGTGAAGGTAAATACGCGATTGGCGCATTTAACACAAACAACTTAGAGTGGACAAAAGCGATTTTAGAGGGAGCACAAGCTTCTAACGCACCTGTCATGATTCAAACATCAATGGGCGCAGCAAAATATATGGGTGGCTATGAAGTTTGTTACAATCTAGTTAAAAACTTGATTGACTCTATGGGGATTACTGTTCCTGTTGCTCTTCATTTAGATCATGGTGACTATGAAGATGCTCTAGAATGTATCCGTGTTGGTTATACTTCAGTTATGTTTGATGGTTCTCATTTACCATTCGAAGAAAACCTTGAAAAAGCGAAAGAGGTTGTTAAACAAGCTCATGCTAAAGGCGTTTCTGTTGAATGTGAAGTTGGAAGCATCGGCGGAGAAGAAGACGGAATTATCGGTACTGGTGAATTAGCTTCTCCAGAAGAATGTAAAATTATTGCTGATTTAGGAATTGATTTCTTAGCAGCAGGTATTGGTAACATTCATGGTTCTTACCCATCTAACTGGACTGGTTTAAGCTTTGAAACATTATCAGCAATCGCTGATATTACTGATGGTATGCCATTAGTATTACACGGTGGATCTGGAATTCCAGTTGAACAAGTTAAAAAAGCTATTTCATTAGGCGTTTCAAAAATTAACGTTAACACTGAGTGTCAAGAAGTATTTGCAGCAGCAACACGCAAATATATCGAAGAAGGTAAAGATTTAGAAGGTAAAGGTTTTGACCCTCGTAAATTATTAGCTCCTGGTACAACAGCTGTTAAAGAGTTAGTTGAACAAAGAATTGAATGGTTTGGTTCAAACGGAAAAGCTTAA